One genomic window of Helicobacter canis includes the following:
- the hsdR gene encoding EcoAI/FtnUII family type I restriction enzme subunit R, with protein MPSHNQSQNLSEADTRKQLIDPALEKAGWDFRQIRLEYGIEARDYEFSDGEMTKSGIRKAKKKADYALFYNSTCLAVIEAKAYNYNDSEGLEQAKDYAKALQVPFAFASSGKGFVKFSWNKDFIGSSGTEPLPINAFPSPQELYQAYKKWESLESDYLLTTKFDNSDIKHPLRYYQRIAVTKTLIAAQKGQMRILLVLATGTGKTLIAYQIAHRLFNQTLPNGKKIQKILYLADRNELINADTQGKFKSFRNDMYKIRNHNFSQEHYKLYFGIYQQFISGSEKNKDKVEHYKNLKPDFFDLIFIDECHRGSARADSTWREILEYFSPALQIGMTATPKFHKEQRKSQEAGELEARIKDNIDYFGEPVYQYSLKQGIEDGYLAPFSVIEMLSNYAKDGYEPQDGEKDLEGKEIKTPERKTEEAKRFEGKIAPYEMNRYCGDTTYYIKRQIHYVAEQTSFFLNDTLKNPYAKTIIFCNDQTHADFMKLALIDCNPEPINRNANYIARITSNDEVGKRLLDSFKSVENVCPIIVTTSDLLSTGVDTQMVQVIAIDKIVSSKSLFKQMIGRGTRLNKALEARGKTQFYIPDFNGTARKFLTDPDFDGAIEFIGKDEIKPPKPREKKPPKSRTIIKHTLEGEAEIHTHTHTVSLWREVDGKMTLITDKIEVFCGTRLKDKNKLNDYLLALRDTEDLGENKARTEFLNQLEENGIFIHELKALEQFQNCDEFDILLSLAKGGPALSRTQRAKKANRFLAELEPKARELMEFLLQQYEKNGFNELKFSNFTNEPIATKYTRAKVKSILDSSGGFKTLLAALKNELYEEVG; from the coding sequence ATGCCAAGCCACAATCAAAGCCAAAACCTTAGCGAAGCCGACACCAGAAAGCAGCTTATAGACCCTGCTTTAGAAAAGGCGGGGTGGGATTTTAGGCAGATTAGATTAGAGTATGGGATTGAAGCTAGAGACTATGAATTTAGCGATGGAGAAATGACAAAAAGTGGCATAAGAAAAGCAAAAAAGAAAGCTGACTACGCGCTTTTTTACAACAGCACTTGCCTAGCAGTCATAGAGGCAAAGGCTTATAATTATAACGATAGTGAGGGCTTAGAGCAGGCAAAAGACTATGCCAAAGCTTTGCAAGTGCCTTTTGCCTTTGCTAGTAGCGGCAAGGGCTTTGTGAAATTTAGCTGGAACAAAGATTTTATAGGCTCAAGCGGCACAGAGCCTCTTCCTATAAACGCCTTTCCAAGCCCACAAGAACTCTACCAAGCGTATAAAAAATGGGAGAGTTTAGAGAGTGATTATCTTCTTACTACCAAGTTTGACAATAGCGACATCAAGCACCCCTTACGCTACTATCAAAGAATAGCCGTTACCAAAACTCTAATCGCCGCACAAAAAGGACAGATGAGAATCCTACTCGTCCTTGCCACAGGCACAGGTAAAACCCTAATCGCCTATCAAATCGCCCACCGCCTCTTTAACCAAACCCTGCCAAATGGCAAAAAGATACAAAAGATTCTCTACCTAGCCGATAGAAATGAGCTTATCAATGCCGATACACAAGGCAAATTTAAAAGCTTTCGCAACGATATGTATAAAATAAGAAATCATAATTTTTCACAAGAACACTACAAACTTTACTTTGGAATCTACCAGCAATTTATCAGCGGTAGTGAGAAAAATAAAGATAAAGTAGAGCATTATAAAAATTTAAAACCGGACTTTTTTGACCTTATTTTTATCGATGAGTGCCATAGGGGCAGTGCTAGGGCGGATTCTACTTGGCGGGAGATTTTGGAGTATTTTAGCCCTGCGCTGCAAATTGGTATGACCGCTACGCCCAAATTTCATAAAGAGCAAAGAAAAAGCCAAGAAGCAGGCGAGCTAGAAGCAAGAATCAAAGATAATATAGATTATTTCGGTGAGCCTGTGTATCAATACTCCTTAAAGCAAGGCATAGAAGATGGCTATCTCGCTCCCTTTTCTGTGATAGAAATGCTATCAAACTACGCCAAAGATGGCTATGAGCCACAAGATGGCGAAAAAGACCTAGAAGGCAAGGAAATCAAAACCCCAGAGAGAAAAACAGAAGAAGCGAAGCGTTTTGAAGGCAAAATCGCCCCTTATGAGATGAACCGCTATTGCGGCGATACGACTTATTACATTAAAAGGCAGATTCACTATGTCGCCGAGCAAACTAGCTTTTTTCTAAACGACACGCTTAAAAACCCCTATGCAAAAACCATCATATTTTGCAACGACCAAACCCACGCTGATTTTATGAAGCTAGCCCTTATAGACTGCAACCCAGAGCCGATAAATCGCAATGCCAACTATATAGCGCGCATCACAAGCAACGATGAAGTAGGGAAGCGTTTGCTAGATAGCTTTAAAAGTGTCGAGAATGTCTGCCCCATTATCGTTACGACCTCTGATCTTTTAAGCACAGGCGTAGATACGCAAATGGTGCAAGTCATAGCTATTGATAAAATTGTCAGTAGCAAAAGTTTATTTAAGCAAATGATAGGGCGAGGCACAAGGCTTAATAAAGCCCTAGAAGCAAGGGGCAAAACGCAGTTTTATATCCCTGACTTTAATGGCACGGCAAGGAAGTTTCTAACCGACCCAGACTTTGATGGCGCGATAGAATTTATCGGCAAAGATGAGATAAAGCCCCCCAAACCAAGAGAGAAAAAACCTCCAAAGAGCCGCACTATCATCAAGCATACCCTAGAGGGCGAAGCAGAGATACACACCCATACGCACACCGTAAGCTTGTGGCGTGAAGTTGATGGCAAGATGACCTTAATCACTGATAAAATTGAGGTTTTTTGCGGCACAAGACTAAAGGATAAAAATAAGCTTAATGACTATCTTTTAGCCTTGCGCGATACAGAGGATTTAGGAGAAAACAAAGCAAGGACAGAGTTTTTAAACCAGCTTGAAGAAAATGGTATTTTTATCCACGAGCTAAAAGCCTTAGAGCAGTTTCAAAACTGCGATGAATTTGACATTTTACTCTCCCTTGCTAAAGGCGGTCCCGCCCTAAGCCGCACACAAAGAGCCAAAAAGGCAAACCGCTTTCTAGCAGAGCTTGAGCCAAAGGCTAGAGAGCTTATGGAATTTCTACTTCAGCAATATGAAAAAAACGGCTTTAACGAGCTAAAATTTAGCAATTTTACAAACGAGCCTATCGCTACAAAATACACCCGCGCTAAAGTCAAAAGCATTTTGGATTCTAGTGGGGGCTTTAAGACTCTTTTAGCAGCACTGAAAAACGAGCTTTATGAGGAGGTAGGCTAA
- the glyQ gene encoding glycine--tRNA ligase subunit alpha yields the protein MAHSFSTIILRLQEFWAKQGCVIVQPYDIPAGAGTFHPATLLRSLDSSPWSVAYVAPSRRPSDGRYGENPNRLGSYYQFQVLIKPSPSNIQRLYLSSLELLGIDSQIHDIRFVEDNWESPTLGAWGLGWEVWLDGMEVTQFTYFQQVGGIVCDPVAVEITYGLERLAMYIQGVESIFDIAWNDNGVRYKDVHLQSEYEFSRYHFEIASVPMLFDLFAKAQDEARVCLEAKLPLPAYDCVMLSSHYFNILLARKAISVTERQSYVLKIRELAKECALLYKEQESERIERLAKS from the coding sequence ATGGCACATAGTTTTTCTACGATTATTTTGCGTTTGCAGGAGTTCTGGGCGAAGCAGGGCTGCGTGATCGTCCAGCCCTATGATATTCCTGCAGGCGCGGGGACATTCCACCCTGCCACCTTGCTGCGCTCGCTCGATTCTAGTCCGTGGAGTGTGGCGTATGTCGCGCCATCTCGCCGCCCAAGCGATGGACGCTATGGCGAGAATCCAAACCGCCTAGGCAGCTACTATCAATTCCAAGTGCTTATCAAGCCTAGCCCTAGCAATATCCAACGCCTCTACCTTTCTTCACTAGAGCTGCTAGGCATTGATAGTCAAATCCACGATATTCGCTTTGTAGAGGATAATTGGGAGTCGCCGACCCTTGGGGCGTGGGGGCTTGGCTGGGAGGTATGGCTTGATGGTATGGAAGTAACGCAATTTACCTATTTCCAGCAAGTGGGAGGGATTGTGTGCGATCCTGTGGCAGTGGAGATCACCTATGGGCTAGAGCGGCTTGCTATGTATATCCAAGGGGTAGAATCCATTTTTGACATCGCGTGGAATGACAATGGCGTGCGCTATAAAGATGTGCATTTGCAAAGCGAGTATGAATTCTCACGCTATCATTTTGAGATCGCTAGCGTGCCGATGCTTTTTGATCTCTTTGCCAAAGCCCAAGATGAAGCCAGAGTCTGCCTAGAAGCCAAGCTTCCACTGCCTGCCTATGACTGCGTGATGCTCTCCTCACATTATTTTAATATCCTTTTAGCGCGCAAGGCGATTTCTGTAACAGAGCGGCAAAGCTATGTGCTAAAAATCCGCGAGCTTGCTAAAGAATGCGCCCTACTCTACAAAGAGCAAGAAAGCGAGCGTATAGAGAGGCTAGCCAAGTCATAA
- a CDS encoding DUF5644 domain-containing protein produces the protein MQTLELSIFRFCATSSYEYYFQKYPLLYDSNLTLFSALASIDGLGFDPSMGLRVQGLCVFDDVPLYELVRRFGKDLCLEPLSQRYVSKDLALDKEAMFARYGWFFDKHSFITPSDRYELYQYLWANTISLQSDESYLGDGFFLYVDWLLTRYPKHFDTLIHTLANAQSGVMSYAPVEALIYTKKPNAPHITRTIHSLISKVARFGQCPGCGRAWINELESMRIPPIPDSAITALKALDQQDHKAFIVFDAYANYEAKSLVSSTKSLLQALGYKVITPRGKLLPLGGYFGRILEPKDLIKHIAYNLALADKERAVLVFGDCGSYYAALFAQDALLRDQALLDEVCALYGKIDYDISPVRHIKDIISSDQSELWGRDSLLESLKLAAYPSTLAFDRIDNQQAVYGFDPSIMALPKSVFKHLSGPNFTQEEIMNAAKDLHTRYVPIASKLGGKWLDIIESRQDFSHLQTYNYEGYLRESARMRFAGIDAGADVLVVSSLGLFRAFSTLAKTSAKSIGRDPSETPTLLLPQAALLALGVRDGLGLSGATMRALDLALA, from the coding sequence ATGCAGACATTAGAATTATCCATCTTCCGCTTTTGTGCGACAAGTAGCTATGAATACTACTTCCAAAAATACCCCTTACTCTATGACAGCAATCTCACGCTATTTAGCGCACTTGCAAGCATAGATGGCTTGGGCTTTGACCCATCAATGGGGCTTAGGGTGCAGGGGCTTTGTGTCTTTGATGATGTGCCACTCTATGAGCTCGTGCGCAGATTTGGCAAAGATTTATGCCTTGAGCCATTAAGCCAGAGATATGTGAGCAAGGATCTAGCCCTTGATAAAGAAGCGATGTTTGCACGCTATGGGTGGTTTTTTGACAAGCATAGCTTCATCACTCCAAGCGATCGCTATGAGCTATATCAATACCTTTGGGCAAACACCATTTCCCTGCAAAGCGATGAATCCTACTTAGGCGATGGATTTTTCCTCTATGTAGATTGGCTGCTTACGCGCTATCCCAAGCACTTTGATACACTTATCCATACTCTAGCCAATGCCCAAAGCGGCGTGATGAGCTACGCACCCGTAGAAGCCCTTATCTATACAAAAAAGCCAAATGCCCCCCATATCACACGCACGATCCACTCTCTTATCAGCAAGGTCGCACGCTTTGGGCAGTGCCCCGGCTGCGGGCGAGCGTGGATCAATGAGCTAGAATCTATGCGCATACCACCTATCCCAGATTCTGCTATCACAGCCCTAAAAGCCCTAGACCAGCAAGATCACAAAGCTTTCATTGTCTTTGACGCTTATGCAAATTATGAAGCAAAATCCCTTGTCTCTAGCACAAAATCCTTGCTACAAGCACTAGGCTATAAAGTCATTACCCCTAGAGGCAAGCTTCTCCCACTTGGCGGGTATTTTGGGCGTATTCTTGAGCCAAAAGACTTAATCAAGCACATAGCCTACAATCTCGCCCTTGCCGATAAAGAAAGGGCGGTTTTGGTCTTTGGCGATTGCGGGAGCTACTATGCCGCGCTTTTTGCACAAGATGCGTTGCTAAGAGATCAAGCCCTGCTTGATGAAGTGTGTGCATTATATGGCAAGATAGATTATGATATAAGCCCGGTGCGACATATAAAAGACATCATCTCAAGCGATCAAAGCGAGCTTTGGGGGAGAGATTCTCTCCTAGAGTCTCTTAAGCTTGCAGCCTACCCTAGCACGCTTGCCTTTGATCGTATCGATAATCAGCAGGCGGTGTATGGGTTTGACCCAAGTATTATGGCACTGCCTAAGAGCGTGTTTAAGCATTTATCAGGACCGAACTTCACGCAAGAAGAGATTATGAACGCAGCCAAAGACCTGCACACACGCTATGTGCCTATCGCAAGCAAACTTGGGGGCAAGTGGCTAGATATTATAGAGAGCAGGCAGGATTTCTCACATTTACAAACTTACAATTATGAGGGGTATTTGAGAGAGTCCGCTAGAATGCGCTTTGCCGGCATTGATGCAGGGGCAGATGTGCTTGTAGTCTCTAGTCTTGGACTCTTTAGGGCATTTAGCACCCTAGCAAAAACAAGTGCCAAAAGCATAGGGCGAGACCCGAGCGAGACACCTACACTTTTGCTTCCGCAAGCAGCCTTGCTAGCACTAGGTGTCCGCGATGGCTTGGGGCTTTCAGGTGCGACTATGCGCGCACTTGATCTAGCACTTGCATAG
- a CDS encoding M3 family oligoendopeptidase, producing the protein MAKSAKPQPPRKIQETQHNWDLNALFASTKQAHDYLAATHKQAKAFQKRYQNTLATLSAKDFYSALLAYEELIERISKVMTYAFLVFAEDTKKGDIYAQYELKSNEAHSLLVFFELEFCELESTIQQDFIKQAKSHSFYLQSLLQHKPYQLSLSAEQALIATSSVGVSAFSRLFDEHLSALKIGKHKQSEEEVLAELHNPKRTKRKSAQKAFTKSLKDSSHLLGYILNMVRKDVAITTKLRNYPSKEAPRHLSNHISQKSVDSMIETTNSNFAIVQNYYRIKADLMGVKLKDYDRYAPLFSRATSMGYNEALRLVTQTYKEFSKEFGAIIEKALAEGWVSSHPMPNKRGGAFSHGSVPSAHPYVLLNWTGNRRDAFTIAHEFGHMIHQELSKKVGTLSHDTPLTTAETASVFGEMLLFDHLKSTLSKKELLGIYAGKLEDIFSTLFRQVVMTNFERAIHNEEGELQVADFDRIWQEENAKMFGKSVELTKNYARWWSYIPHFIHSPFYCYAYSYGQLLVLALFGLYKSGQCPDFVERYTAFLGAGGSKSPSALIKSFGFDIQSETFWEIGMQEVRSMLEEFHALLCSSGYKVRKLKYKG; encoded by the coding sequence ATGGCAAAATCAGCAAAACCACAACCCCCACGCAAGATACAAGAAACCCAGCATAATTGGGACTTAAACGCGCTTTTTGCTAGCACCAAGCAAGCACACGATTATCTCGCTGCGACACATAAGCAAGCCAAAGCGTTCCAAAAGCGCTATCAAAACACCCTTGCCACCCTTAGTGCTAAGGATTTTTATAGCGCATTGCTTGCTTATGAGGAGCTTATCGAGCGCATTAGCAAGGTGATGACCTATGCGTTTTTGGTCTTTGCAGAGGATACAAAAAAGGGCGATATTTACGCCCAATACGAGCTTAAAAGCAATGAAGCCCATAGCTTACTTGTGTTTTTCGAGCTAGAGTTTTGCGAGCTAGAATCCACAATCCAGCAGGACTTCATCAAGCAGGCAAAAAGCCATAGCTTCTATCTACAAAGCCTTTTACAGCATAAGCCCTACCAGCTCTCCTTAAGTGCCGAGCAAGCATTGATCGCTACTTCAAGTGTGGGCGTGAGTGCCTTTAGCAGGCTCTTTGATGAGCATTTAAGCGCGCTAAAAATCGGCAAGCACAAGCAAAGCGAAGAAGAAGTGCTAGCAGAGCTGCATAATCCCAAACGCACCAAGCGCAAGAGTGCGCAAAAAGCCTTTACTAAAAGTCTCAAAGACTCTAGCCACCTGCTAGGCTATATCTTAAATATGGTGCGCAAAGATGTAGCCATTACCACAAAATTACGCAACTATCCTAGCAAAGAAGCCCCACGCCACCTAAGCAACCACATCAGCCAAAAGAGCGTGGATTCTATGATTGAGACCACAAATAGCAACTTTGCTATCGTGCAAAATTACTACCGCATAAAAGCCGATCTTATGGGGGTAAAGCTTAAAGACTATGACCGATACGCGCCGCTTTTTTCTCGTGCTACAAGTATGGGCTATAATGAAGCTTTAAGGCTTGTTACACAAACTTACAAAGAGTTTTCTAAAGAATTTGGCGCGATCATTGAAAAAGCCTTAGCTGAAGGCTGGGTAAGCTCCCACCCTATGCCAAACAAACGCGGCGGAGCTTTTAGCCACGGCAGCGTGCCTAGCGCACACCCCTATGTGCTGCTAAATTGGACAGGCAATCGCCGCGATGCTTTCACCATAGCCCACGAATTTGGGCATATGATCCACCAAGAGCTAAGCAAAAAAGTCGGCACACTAAGCCATGATACTCCTCTTACCACCGCAGAGACCGCTTCAGTCTTTGGCGAGATGCTGCTCTTTGACCACCTAAAATCCACTTTAAGCAAAAAGGAGCTTTTAGGGATTTATGCCGGTAAGCTAGAAGATATTTTCTCAACACTCTTTCGCCAAGTGGTGATGACAAATTTCGAGCGAGCGATCCACAATGAAGAGGGCGAGCTGCAAGTAGCAGACTTTGATAGAATCTGGCAGGAAGAAAATGCCAAAATGTTTGGCAAAAGTGTCGAGCTTACCAAAAACTATGCGCGGTGGTGGAGCTATATCCCCCACTTTATCCACTCGCCCTTTTACTGCTATGCTTATAGCTATGGGCAGCTGCTTGTGCTAGCTCTCTTTGGGCTGTATAAAAGTGGGCAATGCCCTGATTTTGTAGAGAGATACACGGCATTTCTTGGTGCTGGGGGGAGCAAGTCTCCAAGTGCGCTTATCAAAAGCTTTGGCTTTGATATACAGAGCGAGACATTTTGGGAGATCGGTATGCAAGAAGTGCGATCTATGCTAGAAGAATTTCACGCGCTTTTATGCTCAAGTGGCTACAAAGTGCGCAAGCTAAAATATAAAGGCTAA
- the hypF gene encoding carbamoyltransferase HypF: MVVLRFCGVVQGVGFRPLVYRTATELGLCGGVYNDHSNAIVLISPKKHLKLRAIKPMRLVRFYPCATALLDPSALESSMRLLDSLLPKLPALASISHIAIYPLYKAFSIIPSLAAIDLSALQAQFHILPSYLSTHLSPCSPNHLPNHSPNSPSISPTLPTIPTDSATCNDCLQEIFSPTSRFYHYHLCACTNCGARYSIIDSLPYDRARTSMRGFPLCAACKQDFRTPSSRFYHAQPISCNACSIELRLVDSRTNSVLARNYAGIELCARLLAQGEIVCIKGLGGFALICDSANEQAIARLRERKNRPHKPFAIMCKNLAQARELADLCKEEEDALTSLAAPIVLARIKSKAKPTPKPQKPELNTIGIVLANTPLHHLLLDIFPNPIIYTSANLESQPIITTAQEAASLAHITPYVLDIDREILHGIDDSIVRYIDSQIRPIRLARGQTPHITPLPCTNTAPLDSRSIIALGAGEKITPTLATATHAILTPYLGSLQSPKSLARLEDNLSVFLPHIPAPTLIISDTHPRFETTTLAHNLAKEHSATHLSLYHHHAHHCAIWGEMARDETERILSIVWDGSGLGADGSIWGGEFLLGDCKEIARVGHFMPFALLGGERAITEPKRIAYILAKCAGHSAMIARYEQILEPPLIALAELKPPVGHTTSSVGRLIDGVAHLLGLVDSITYQGQAGALLESIAQEAPTKDPYPYTITHSGIIQWQEMIAAICDDVLALESSFATQESTLESTFATKAHIAYKFLYTLAHIAKSFALRIIADGIRVGLSGGVFQNKLLCEILGSMLKESGITYSYHTLVPCNDGGIAFGQAIFASRVMLQYPNPR, from the coding sequence ATGGTAGTTTTGCGATTTTGCGGAGTGGTGCAGGGCGTGGGATTCCGCCCGCTTGTGTATCGCACTGCCACAGAGCTTGGGCTGTGTGGAGGGGTGTATAACGACCATAGCAATGCCATTGTCCTTATAAGCCCAAAAAAACACCTAAAGCTAAGAGCCATTAAGCCTATGCGCCTTGTCCGCTTCTATCCGTGTGCGACTGCCTTGCTAGATCCTAGCGCGCTAGAATCTAGTATGCGCTTGCTTGATAGCTTGCTCCCTAAACTCCCTGCGCTTGCTTCCATTAGCCATATTGCTATCTATCCTTTATATAAGGCTTTTTCAATAATCCCAAGCCTAGCTGCTATTGATCTCTCCGCCTTGCAAGCGCAATTTCACATTTTGCCCTCATATCTATCTACACATCTATCCCCTTGCTCGCCTAATCATTTGCCTAATCACTCGCCCAATTCGCCTAGCATTAGCCCCACACTCCCCACTATCCCCACTGATAGCGCGACTTGCAATGACTGCTTGCAAGAGATTTTCTCCCCCACCTCACGCTTCTACCACTACCACCTCTGCGCTTGCACCAACTGCGGCGCGAGATATAGCATTATCGACTCCCTGCCCTATGACAGAGCGCGCACGAGTATGCGCGGCTTCCCCTTGTGTGCTGCTTGCAAGCAGGACTTCCGCACGCCAAGCAGCCGCTTCTACCACGCCCAGCCCATTTCGTGCAATGCTTGTAGTATCGAGCTTAGGCTGGTGGATTCTAGGACAAATAGCGTGCTTGCTAGGAATTATGCGGGCATTGAGCTATGTGCTAGGCTTTTGGCTCAAGGGGAGATCGTGTGTATCAAGGGGCTTGGGGGGTTTGCGCTTATTTGCGATAGTGCAAATGAGCAAGCCATAGCGCGCCTAAGAGAGCGCAAAAATCGACCACACAAGCCCTTTGCGATAATGTGTAAAAACTTAGCGCAAGCGCGAGAGCTAGCGGACTTGTGCAAGGAGGAAGAAGATGCGCTTACTTCGCTTGCTGCGCCGATTGTGCTAGCACGCATAAAATCCAAAGCAAAGCCAACGCCAAAACCCCAAAAGCCCGAACTAAACACTATCGGTATTGTGCTTGCCAACACCCCCTTACACCACCTCTTGCTCGATATTTTCCCCAATCCCATCATCTACACAAGTGCCAATCTAGAAAGCCAGCCTATCATCACCACCGCCCAAGAAGCCGCAAGCCTAGCGCATATCACGCCTTATGTGCTAGATATTGATAGAGAGATTTTGCACGGCATTGATGATTCTATCGTGCGTTACATCGACTCGCAAATCCGCCCTATCCGCCTAGCAAGAGGGCAGACCCCACATATCACGCCCCTGCCCTGCACAAACACTGCCCCCCTAGATTCTAGAAGTATCATCGCCCTAGGTGCAGGAGAGAAGATCACCCCCACTCTAGCCACTGCCACACACGCTATCCTAACGCCCTATCTGGGCAGCTTGCAAAGCCCTAAATCTCTAGCGCGTTTAGAAGATAATCTCTCTGTCTTCTTGCCCCATATCCCAGCCCCCACGCTTATCATAAGCGATACACACCCCCGCTTTGAGACAACCACCCTAGCCCACAATCTCGCCAAAGAGCATAGTGCCACACATCTTAGTCTCTATCACCACCACGCCCATCACTGCGCGATCTGGGGCGAAATGGCACGCGATGAAACAGAGCGGATTTTGAGCATTGTATGGGACGGGAGCGGGCTTGGGGCAGATGGGAGTATCTGGGGGGGAGAGTTTTTGCTTGGGGATTGTAAGGAGATTGCGCGAGTGGGGCATTTTATGCCCTTTGCTCTGCTTGGCGGAGAGAGAGCTATCACAGAGCCTAAAAGGATCGCCTATATCCTAGCAAAGTGCGCAGGGCATAGCGCGATGATAGCACGCTATGAGCAGATCTTAGAGCCACCGCTCATCGCCCTAGCGGAGCTAAAGCCACCTGTGGGGCATACGACAAGCTCGGTGGGCAGGCTCATCGATGGCGTGGCGCATTTGCTAGGGCTGGTGGATTCTATCACCTATCAAGGGCAAGCAGGCGCACTGCTAGAATCCATAGCGCAAGAAGCACCTACCAAAGACCCCTATCCCTATACAATCACACATTCTGGCATTATCCAATGGCAGGAGATGATCGCTGCAATTTGTGATGATGTCCTTGCCCTAGAATCTAGCTTTGCCACCCAAGAATCTACCCTAGAATCCACTTTTGCCACAAAGGCACATATCGCCTATAAATTTCTCTACACTCTAGCCCATATAGCCAAATCCTTTGCCCTAAGGATCATAGCAGATGGCATACGCGTGGGGCTAAGTGGGGGTGTGTTTCAAAACAAGCTTTTATGCGAGATTTTAGGATCAATGCTAAAAGAAAGCGGCATTACATACAGCTACCACACGCTTGTGCCTTGCAATGATGGGGGCATAGCCTTTGGGCAAGCAATCTTTGCTAGCAGAGTTATGCTACAATATCCCAACCCACGATAA
- the dnaB gene encoding replicative DNA helicase — protein sequence MKHDDTSVYLLNVERGLIAAFLFDEEIFTQVQDSLVVGDFLFAQHQKIIEIALELKLQNLPINAEFVASRIKASKISEEDFAHIIATSPIANVSAYIKEIKTASIKRQLASLASKIAARTSDVSIESDVLLDEIEREMYAISSKSAHTEFQSVRNVIDSTLQEIEEMKRRDSNGLVGVDTGFSKLNDYTTGFRAGELIIIAARPAMGKTTLFLNMIQHTLNRGGAVAIFSLEMPATQLMFRMLSSLTSIPLQDLRQGKIDDIGLSKLTETTQMLLTKSLYIDDGSSLTIAQLRSKLRKLKSQVPSLQVAVVDYLQLMRGGGGRSDSARHEEVSEISRGLKTLARDLEIPIIALSQVSRAVDSREDKRPQLSDLRESGSIEQDADVVLFLYREDVYAISTLRNNIEKIQNNPKDEQKDRESLKKLQVKLEELRTKSIEPAEIIIAKNRNGETKTIRIQFNKPFIRFEDVASGVRELPYEATQAKIDVSPDVAPVQVVPI from the coding sequence ATGAAGCACGATGATACAAGTGTGTATCTACTCAATGTCGAGCGAGGGCTTATCGCGGCATTTTTGTTTGATGAAGAGATTTTTACACAAGTGCAAGATAGCCTTGTGGTGGGGGACTTTTTGTTTGCCCAGCATCAAAAGATCATCGAAATAGCCCTAGAGCTGAAGCTCCAAAATCTCCCCATAAATGCCGAGTTTGTCGCCTCTAGGATCAAAGCTAGCAAAATCAGTGAAGAAGACTTCGCCCATATCATCGCCACAAGCCCTATCGCCAATGTCTCTGCCTATATCAAAGAGATCAAAACCGCTTCTATCAAACGCCAGCTTGCCTCTCTTGCGAGCAAGATCGCCGCACGCACAAGTGATGTGAGTATTGAGAGTGATGTGCTGCTTGATGAGATTGAGCGCGAGATGTATGCGATCTCTTCAAAGAGTGCGCACACAGAGTTCCAAAGCGTGCGCAATGTGATTGATAGCACACTCCAAGAAATAGAGGAGATGAAAAGGCGCGATTCTAATGGGCTTGTGGGCGTGGATACGGGCTTTTCTAAGCTTAATGACTATACCACAGGCTTTCGCGCAGGCGAGCTTATCATCATCGCCGCACGCCCTGCTATGGGGAAAACAACGCTATTTTTAAATATGATCCAGCATACACTTAATCGCGGCGGTGCAGTAGCAATCTTTAGCCTAGAGATGCCCGCTACGCAGCTGATGTTTCGTATGCTCTCTTCTCTCACTTCTATCCCCTTGCAAGATTTGCGGCAAGGCAAAATCGATGACATAGGCTTAAGCAAGCTTACAGAAACGACCCAAATGCTCCTTACAAAATCGCTCTATATCGATGATGGCAGCTCGCTTACCATAGCCCAGCTACGCTCCAAGCTGCGCAAGCTTAAATCCCAAGTCCCAAGCCTACAAGTAGCGGTGGTGGATTATCTCCAGCTTATGCGAGGTGGTGGGGGCAGAAGCGATAGTGCAAGACACGAGGAGGTGAGTGAAATCTCGCGCGGGCTAAAGACGCTTGCAAGGGATTTAGAAATCCCCATCATCGCGCTATCCCAAGTGAGTAGGGCGGTGGATTCTAGGGAGGATAAACGCCCGCAGCTCTCTGATCTAAGAGAGTCAGGATCAATCGAGCAAGATGCCGATGTGGTGCTGTTTTTATACAGAGAAGATGTGTATGCCATTAGCACGCTGCGCAACAATATAGAAAAAATCCAAAACAACCCAAAAGATGAGCAAAAAGACAGAGAGAGTCTAAAAAAGCTCCAAGTAAAGCTTGAAGAGCTGCGCACAAAGAGTATCGAGCCAGCAGAAATCATCATCGCTAAAAACCGCAATGGCGAGACAAAAACCATTAGAATCCAATTTAATAAGCCCTTTATCCGCTTTGAAGATGTGGCAAGTGGGGTGCGTGAGCTTCCCTATGAGGCTACGCAAGCCAAAATCGATGTGTCTCCAGATGTAGCTCCTGTGCAAGTTGTGCCGATTTGA